Proteins encoded within one genomic window of Paraglaciecola psychrophila 170:
- a CDS encoding MATE family efflux transporter, with protein sequence MTSSTKTSSPPDLLNQDIALTLRKMTLPMIIGMVVLMTFGLVDTFFIGMLGTQQLAAISFTFPVTFTVISLNIGLGIGTSAIIAKLLGAGQRHQAKETATGALMLTMVLAIILAVIGVITIEPIFRLMGADPLQLVFIKEYMLVWYAAGVFLAMPMVGNSVLRASGDTKTPSYVMAFGGLINVILDPILIFGWGPVPALGIQGAAVATLIAWAVGLFYILYILVVKRKLIEPKLLNWQQLKRSTGGILKIGVPAAGANMLTPISAGIVTAIVAGYGPEAVAAWGVGGRLESIASIVVLSLSMSLPPFISQNFGANKLERVGQAYSLCVKFVIVWQLFIFAILALLSGVIADIFTDELNVASTIIMFLMIVPLGYGLQGVTILTNSSFNAMHMPMSALSLNFMRLFVFFVPFSYIGSYWFDLSGLFWAGAIANIAVGCIAYIWCKTILASRFEQSVLSK encoded by the coding sequence TTGACCTCAAGCACTAAAACATCGTCACCCCCAGATTTGCTGAACCAAGATATTGCTCTAACACTACGTAAAATGACTCTACCTATGATAATAGGAATGGTAGTGCTCATGACATTTGGGCTGGTAGATACTTTTTTTATCGGTATGTTAGGCACGCAACAACTTGCTGCTATCAGCTTTACTTTTCCAGTTACCTTTACGGTTATTAGTCTAAATATTGGCTTGGGTATTGGTACCTCGGCTATTATTGCTAAGTTGCTTGGCGCAGGGCAACGCCACCAAGCTAAGGAGACTGCAACTGGTGCATTGATGCTCACTATGGTATTAGCGATTATTTTAGCTGTTATCGGCGTGATCACGATTGAACCGATATTTCGCTTAATGGGGGCTGACCCACTGCAGTTAGTCTTTATTAAAGAGTATATGCTGGTGTGGTACGCTGCCGGGGTGTTTTTGGCAATGCCCATGGTCGGCAACAGTGTGTTGCGCGCTTCTGGTGATACCAAAACACCCAGTTATGTGATGGCCTTTGGTGGTCTTATCAACGTGATACTTGATCCCATACTTATATTCGGATGGGGCCCAGTACCTGCCCTTGGAATACAAGGTGCGGCTGTCGCTACCCTTATAGCTTGGGCAGTGGGGTTATTTTATATTTTATATATATTGGTCGTAAAGCGGAAATTGATTGAACCTAAATTACTTAATTGGCAACAGTTAAAACGCAGTACTGGGGGTATTTTAAAAATTGGTGTACCTGCAGCGGGTGCAAACATGTTGACCCCCATTTCTGCCGGAATAGTCACAGCAATTGTGGCAGGTTATGGACCAGAAGCCGTTGCCGCATGGGGAGTCGGTGGCCGATTAGAATCTATTGCTAGTATAGTGGTATTGTCTTTATCCATGTCATTGCCACCCTTTATAAGTCAAAATTTTGGAGCGAATAAGCTTGAGCGAGTAGGGCAGGCCTATAGTTTGTGCGTCAAATTTGTAATTGTATGGCAGCTGTTTATTTTTGCTATTTTGGCCCTGTTATCAGGTGTCATTGCCGATATATTCACCGATGAGTTAAACGTTGCCTCGACCATAATAATGTTTCTAATGATTGTGCCCTTAGGATATGGATTGCAAGGTGTGACTATTTTGACTAATTCATCCTTTAATGCCATGCATATGCCGATGTCAGCCCTATCATTAAATTTTATGCGTTTATTTGTGTTTTTTGTGCCTTTTTCTTACATAGGTAGTTATTGGTTTGATTTATCCGGACTTTTTTGGGCGGGAGCAATCGCCAACATTGCCGTTGGTTGTATTGCTTATATTTGGTGTAAAACCATTCTCGCCTCTCGATTTGAACAAAGTGTATTGAGTAAATAA
- the uvrB gene encoding excinuclease ABC subunit UvrB produces the protein MSRPFELSSSYSPAGDQPGAIKALVEGLEDGLARQILLGVTGSGKTFTMANVIEKVQRPTLILAHNKTLAAQLYGEMKEFFPNNAVEYFVSYYDYYQPEAYVPSSDTFIEKDASINAHIEQMRLSATKSLMERRDVIIVSSVSAIYGLGDPESYMKMLVHFRQGDIMNQRDILRRLVEIQYSRNDVAFDRGTFRVRGDVIDIFPADSERHGIRVELFDEEVERISIFDPLTGAVEKRVTRATVFPKTHYVTPREKIIDAIEHIKVELKERREQLKSVNKLVEEQRVSQRCQFDMEMMQELGYCSGIENYSRYLSGRAPGDPPPTLIDYFPADGLMFIDESHVTVSQIGAMYKGDRSRKETLVEYGFRLPSALDNRPLKFEEFEQISPQTIYVSATPGKFELAIAPDDIVEQLVRPTGLLDPEIEIRPVGTQVDDLLSEIHKCVAVNERVLVTTLTKRMSEDLSDYLDEHGVKARYLHSDIDTVERIEIIRDLRIGKFDVLVGINLLREGLDMPEVSLVAILDADKEGFLRSDKSLIQTMGRAARHINGRAILYADRITGSMQRAIEETDRRRDIQRAYNLKHGIIPTQMNKPITDIMDVGDGSSDSKVKLRLVAESSKKYNTLSTPQLLQKISELEKVMFKAAKDLEFEKAANLRDDIEAYRAQIVKNS, from the coding sequence ATGAGTAGACCATTTGAATTATCCTCTAGTTATTCGCCAGCCGGCGACCAGCCCGGAGCGATTAAAGCGTTAGTAGAAGGCCTAGAAGATGGCCTTGCACGACAAATATTATTAGGTGTCACAGGCTCTGGTAAAACATTTACTATGGCAAATGTGATAGAGAAGGTGCAGCGTCCGACATTGATTCTGGCACACAATAAAACCTTAGCAGCACAGCTTTATGGAGAAATGAAAGAGTTTTTCCCAAATAATGCAGTGGAATATTTTGTTTCTTACTACGATTATTATCAACCTGAAGCCTATGTGCCCTCAAGTGACACTTTTATTGAGAAAGATGCATCGATAAACGCACACATTGAACAAATGCGTTTATCAGCCACCAAATCTCTGATGGAAAGACGCGACGTTATTATTGTTTCTAGTGTATCGGCTATCTATGGTTTGGGCGATCCGGAGTCTTACATGAAGATGCTGGTGCATTTTCGTCAAGGCGACATCATGAATCAGCGTGATATTTTACGTCGCCTAGTTGAAATTCAATATTCTCGCAATGATGTCGCATTTGACCGAGGGACCTTTAGAGTGCGCGGTGATGTGATTGACATATTTCCTGCAGACTCAGAACGTCATGGTATCAGGGTGGAATTATTCGACGAAGAAGTTGAACGCATTAGCATATTTGACCCACTTACAGGCGCTGTTGAGAAAAGGGTGACGCGCGCCACGGTTTTCCCTAAAACTCATTACGTCACACCCAGGGAAAAAATCATTGATGCGATTGAACATATTAAAGTTGAACTCAAAGAAAGACGTGAGCAACTTAAATCCGTTAATAAATTAGTAGAAGAGCAGCGAGTGTCCCAGCGTTGTCAATTTGATATGGAAATGATGCAGGAGTTAGGTTATTGCTCAGGTATTGAAAACTACTCTCGCTATTTGTCAGGACGTGCACCAGGTGATCCTCCGCCCACTCTTATTGATTATTTCCCAGCTGATGGCTTAATGTTTATCGATGAGTCTCACGTTACTGTGTCACAAATTGGTGCCATGTATAAAGGTGACAGATCCCGAAAAGAAACCTTAGTGGAATATGGATTCAGATTGCCATCAGCATTAGATAATAGGCCTCTAAAGTTTGAGGAGTTTGAACAAATAAGCCCGCAAACAATTTATGTTTCTGCCACACCGGGTAAATTTGAACTGGCTATTGCACCAGACGATATAGTTGAGCAACTGGTTCGTCCTACGGGGTTGCTTGACCCTGAAATAGAGATACGGCCAGTAGGCACACAAGTGGATGATTTACTTTCTGAAATTCATAAGTGTGTGGCAGTGAACGAAAGAGTGCTCGTTACTACCTTGACCAAACGTATGTCTGAAGACTTAAGTGATTATCTGGATGAGCATGGTGTAAAAGCCCGTTATTTACACTCAGATATCGATACAGTAGAGCGTATCGAAATTATACGCGATTTACGTATTGGTAAGTTTGACGTGTTAGTTGGGATCAACTTGCTTCGTGAAGGTCTTGATATGCCAGAAGTGTCGTTAGTGGCTATTCTTGATGCAGATAAAGAGGGCTTTTTACGTTCTGATAAATCACTGATACAAACTATGGGTAGGGCAGCTCGGCACATAAATGGCCGGGCAATCTTATATGCTGATAGGATCACGGGGTCGATGCAACGGGCGATTGAAGAAACAGATAGAAGGCGGGACATCCAACGTGCCTACAATCTTAAGCACGGCATTATTCCTACCCAGATGAATAAACCTATCACCGACATCATGGACGTGGGCGATGGCAGTTCTGACAGTAAAGTGAAGCTCAGGCTAGTGGCTGAGTCGAGCAAAAAATATAATACGCTCAGTACACCGCAACTTTTGCAAAAAATTAGTGAACTGGAAAAAGTCATGTTTAAAGCGGCTAAAGATTTAGAATTTGAAAAAGCAGCGAATTTGCGTGATGACATTGAAGCCTATCGTGCTCAAATAGTGAAAAATTCCTAG